Proteins encoded in a region of the Populus nigra chromosome 3, ddPopNigr1.1, whole genome shotgun sequence genome:
- the LOC133689448 gene encoding uncharacterized protein LOC133689448, translating into MLSSKNPKSESGKQQLLSKILRASVSEKLKDLLGEIPELNEEEDNNDVIQDLSEYVTLLIANGKTQNQAKIQLEPFLGDANTALFVSWLWEFLSKNYMNPNASSDLENATGDGNATGKKQASKSSLIKPSDDSKQLSEGVEYCPDDDDLSSESLEEGELPRTHHESIKEFEESEIGYGESLKCTSSRVEACSGDLVVGGEESTPHKKVYTRSLRCKKLDVANVAGRRLFTRAAADAILHQRARVHGNVWDRLGKLPEGGNCANADMKGVEKIKEEVFKCYGESTERNHSTRSLHGRKFCGRLSEINFDIKTGASKDGHKRQFSDINSHQSGVSYSMDGEEAFIKKVRRLLPEEDNGVLGENSVSSGAETPKSQKMGNASSSNASTSSKLKKMPKERLTGEILESPVTAVSYSTPVTEKPSCKDNSNATANLKPVHNQLMDMKLRLEHLETEIVKLQSKNVEKKEQSSSKSGKRTLCKQPISISSIYHLEGDESRTVVVKNVHIAATREALISYFAKCGAVDRVIKLTDTVGIKQKAYAYVTFTSKHSADKALALSGESFFSQIIWVAISNFSLQVYGLLESNRL; encoded by the exons ATGTTGAGCagcaaaaacccaaaatcagaATCCGGAAAGCAGCAGCTGCTCTCTAAAATACTGAGAGCTTCGGTTTCGGAAAAGCTTAAGGACTTACTTGGAGAAATCCCAGAactaaatgaagaagaagataataatGATGTCATCCAAGACCTATCT GAGTATGTAACTCTGCTTATTGCTAATGGGAAGACACAAAATCAAGCAAAAATTCAGTTGGAGCCATTTCTTGGTGATGCCAATACTGCCCTTTTTGTTTCTTG gcTCTGGGAATTTCTTTCCAAAAATTATATGAATCCGAATGCATCATCAGATCTTGAAAATGCTACTGGTGATGGTAATGCTACTGGCAAGAAGcag GCAAGCAAGAGTAGTCTTATAAAGCCTTCAGATGATTCTAAGCAACTTTCCGAAGGTGTCGAGTACTGCCCGGATGACGACGACTTATCTTCGGAGTCTTTGGAGGAGGGAGAGCTGCCAAGAACTCACCATGAATCTATCAAAGAGTTTGAAGAGTCGGAAATTGGTTATGGGGAGTCCTTAAAGTGCACATCTTCTAGAGTGGAGGCATGTAGTGGAGATTTGGTTGTTGGTGGTGAAGAAAGCACCCCGCACAAGAAGGTTTATACAA gAAGCCTTCGGTGTAAGAAACTTGATGTGGCTAATGTTGCTGGGAGGAGGCTTTTCACTAGGGCAGCAGCTGATGCAATACTTCATCAGCGTGCAAGGGTGCATGGTAACGTGTGGGACAGACTGGGAAAGCTACCTGAAGGTGGAAATTGTGCAAATGCTGACATGAAAGGCGTTGAAAAGATCAAAGAGGAAGTATTTAAATGTTATGGAGAAAGTACCGAACGAAATCATTCAACACGTTCTCTTCATGGTCGTAAATTCTGTGGAAGATTGTcagaaattaattttgacatcaAGACTGGAGCGAGTAAAGATGGTCACAAGAGACAATTCAGTGATATAAATTCTCATCAATCTGGTGTTTCCTATTCTATGGATGGGGAAGAAGCATTTATTAAAAAGGTGAGAAGATTGTTGCCTGAAGAAGATAATGGTGTGCTGGGTGAGAATAGTGTTTCTTCAGGAGCTGAAACACCGAAAAGCCAAAAAATGGGTAATGCATCTAGCTCTAATGCTTCGACTAGTTCAAAGTTAAAGAAAATGCCCAAAGAAAGATTGACTGGGGAGATTTTGGAGTCTCCTGTGACTGCAGTTTCATATAGTACTCCTGTGACTGAAAAACCTTCTTGTAAGGACAATAGCAATGCAACTGCCAATCTCAAGCCCGTGCACAAT CAACTGATGGATATGAAACTAAGACTGGAGCATCTTGAAACGGAAATTGTTAAGCTCCAATCGAAGAACgtagagaaaaaagaacaaagttcATCTAAATCTGGTAAGAGAACTTTATGCAAGCAACCTATATCAATCA GTTCCATTTATCATCTTGAGGGGGATGAATCAAGAACTGTAGTCGTGAAAAAT GTGCATATTGCAGCAACTAGAGAAGCCCTAATATCCTACTTTGCTAAGTGTGGAGCTGTCGATAGAGTTATTAAACTGACTGACACAGTTGGCATTAAACAAAAAGC GTATGCCTATGTTACTTTTACTAGCAAGCACTCGGCAGACAAAGCACTGGCATTGAGTGGGGAATCTTTCTTTTCCCAGATCATATGG GTTGCAATAAGCAACTTCAGTCTTCAGGTGTACGGATTGTTAGAAAGTAATCGTCTTTAG
- the LOC133689675 gene encoding YTH domain-containing protein ECT1-like isoform X1: protein MDDHPSSPDYLSPPPGESLTNRDNSLMEQPLSPEDERIVSVNPSPEAAVIKRPQLSATVAPDLTIVPPPPPPPQLNVYDYSSHDQAMAAYAGYGNNTGIWDGYSQHLNAADGMHLSPIIYNDNQSLMYHSGYGFNPDMGHGQYSPMATPLTPIMLDGQLYSPQQIPFSPVYHPDVPSSGPLGSSELMSFESNSGNSFFGPGSGYMVHYGSFGGGNMSGAHGSDSLTSPSAYPQPMGILGPYEHQVAQGSQQRSLHGYGYGYTSSSPVGHYQHGGSFQSSSFAGGSISYAGANDRTRVGLDRGRRRDRDQGSIYSSNDPFGFDRNRGPRASKLKGKNATEQLSSSGNGKGNSAGSGIQLDLYNQLDFVTDYKDAKFFIIKSFSEDNVHKSIKYSVWASTPHGNKKIDAAYREAKEKEGNCPVFLLFSVNASGQFCGVAEMVGPVDFEKDAEYWQQDRWNGQFPVQWHIVKDVPNSRFRHILLENNDNKPATHSRDSQEVKLEQGIEMLKIFKDHDAPTSILDDFDFYDQCERALKERKAKQQPSLKVGGAGLLADDTINQMSDFLAQSLKLDDVNKEPAAREEVASLGPGMEVLPANNCNTAVELANNSSIVVSKAEDSNNHNLSPALKSKEGSGEYQD from the exons ATGGACGACCACCCATCCTCTCCGGATTATCTTTCCCCTCCCCCTG GAGAATCACTCACTAATCGCGATAATTCTTTGATGGAGCAg CCACTTTCGCCCGAAGATGAAAGGATTGTTTCGGTGAATCCTTCCCCGGAAGCAGCCGTCATAAAACGCCCACAATTATCTGCTACTGTTGCTCCAGATCTTACCATTGTtccaccacctcctccaccaccGCAACTCAATGTTTATGATTATTCCTCACATGACCAAGCAATGGCAGCTTATGCTG GTTATGGCAATAACACTGGTATTTGGGATGGGTATTCTCAACATCTTAATGCGGCTGATGGAATGCATTTATCTCCG ATTATATACAATGATAATCAATCTCTTATGTATCATTCCGGATATGGCTTTAATCCTGATATGGGACACGGCCAATATTCTCCTATGGCTACGCCTCTAACTCCTATAATGTTAGACGGCCAGTTATACTCTCCACAACAGATCCCATTCTCCCCAGTTTACCATCCAGATGTGCCCTCATCAGGTCCTCTCGGCTCATCTGAGCTAATGTCATTTGAAAGCAATAGTGGCAACTCCTTTTTTGGACCAGGATCAGGTTACATGGTACATTATGGATCATTTGGTGGGGGAAACATGTCCGGGGCTCATGGCTCTGATTCCTTAACATCTCCATCTGCTTATCCTCAACCAATGGGCATACTCGGGCCATATGAGCACCAAGTTGCACAG GGTTCTCAGCAAAGATCATTGCATGGATATGGATATGGATATACATCATCTTCCCCTGTTGGACATTACCAGCATGGTGGCTCTTTTCAGAGCTCTAGTTTTGCTGGTGGTTCAATTTCTTATGCAGGGGCTAATGACCGGACACGAGTTGGACTTGATAGAGGCAGGAGGAGAGACAGAGACCAGGGCTCCATTTATTCTTCTAATGATCCATTTGGTTTTGACCGTAATCGAGGACCAAGGGCTTCAAAGCTTAAGGGAAAGAATGCCACTGAACAGCTTTCCTCCTCTGGTAATGGCAAAGGCAATTCAGCTGGCTCTGGGATTCAGCTTGATTTGTATAACCAGCTAGATTTTGTCACTGATTACAAGGATGCCAAGTTCTTTATAATCAAGTCTTTCAGTGAAGATAATGTTCATAAAAGTATTAAATATAGTGTTTGGGCAAGCACTCCACACgggaacaaaaaaattgatgctGCTTATCGTGAAGCAAAGGAGAAAGAAGGAAACTGTCcagtctttcttttgttttcg GTCAATGCTAGTGGACAGTTTTGTGGAGTAGCGGAAATGGTTGGACCTGTAGACTTTGAGAAGGATGCTGAATATTGGCAGCAAGATAGATGGAATGGCCAGTTCCCAGTCCAGTGGCATATCGTTAAAGATGTTCCCAATAGTCGTTTCCGGCACATACTTCTTGAAAACAATGATAATAAGCCTGCTACTCATAGTCGAGATTCTCAAGAG GTGAAACTAGAACAGGGTATTGAGATGTTGAAAATCTTCAAGGATCATGATGCACCTACATCTATCCTGGATGATTTTGACTTTTATGATCAATGTGAGAGAGCTTTGAAGGAAAGGAAGGCCAAACAGCAACCTAGTTTGAAAGTAGGTGGTGCAGGTTTGCTCGCTGATGATACCATAAATCAAATGTCTGATTTTCTTGCGCAATCTCTCAAGTTGGATGATGTTAATAAAGAACCAGCAGCCAGAGAAGAGGTTGCTAGCTTAGGACCTGGTATGGAGGTCTTACCGGCTAATAATTGCAATACTGCCGTGGAACTTGCTAACAATTCCAGCATCGTGGTTTCAAAAGCTGAAGATTCCAACAACCATAACTTGTCTCCTGCCTTAAAGTCAAAAGAGGGTAGTGGCGAGTACCAGGATTAA
- the LOC133689675 gene encoding YTH domain-containing protein ECT1-like isoform X2, with amino-acid sequence MEQPLSPEDERIVSVNPSPEAAVIKRPQLSATVAPDLTIVPPPPPPPQLNVYDYSSHDQAMAAYAGYGNNTGIWDGYSQHLNAADGMHLSPIIYNDNQSLMYHSGYGFNPDMGHGQYSPMATPLTPIMLDGQLYSPQQIPFSPVYHPDVPSSGPLGSSELMSFESNSGNSFFGPGSGYMVHYGSFGGGNMSGAHGSDSLTSPSAYPQPMGILGPYEHQVAQGSQQRSLHGYGYGYTSSSPVGHYQHGGSFQSSSFAGGSISYAGANDRTRVGLDRGRRRDRDQGSIYSSNDPFGFDRNRGPRASKLKGKNATEQLSSSGNGKGNSAGSGIQLDLYNQLDFVTDYKDAKFFIIKSFSEDNVHKSIKYSVWASTPHGNKKIDAAYREAKEKEGNCPVFLLFSVNASGQFCGVAEMVGPVDFEKDAEYWQQDRWNGQFPVQWHIVKDVPNSRFRHILLENNDNKPATHSRDSQEVKLEQGIEMLKIFKDHDAPTSILDDFDFYDQCERALKERKAKQQPSLKVGGAGLLADDTINQMSDFLAQSLKLDDVNKEPAAREEVASLGPGMEVLPANNCNTAVELANNSSIVVSKAEDSNNHNLSPALKSKEGSGEYQD; translated from the exons ATGGAGCAg CCACTTTCGCCCGAAGATGAAAGGATTGTTTCGGTGAATCCTTCCCCGGAAGCAGCCGTCATAAAACGCCCACAATTATCTGCTACTGTTGCTCCAGATCTTACCATTGTtccaccacctcctccaccaccGCAACTCAATGTTTATGATTATTCCTCACATGACCAAGCAATGGCAGCTTATGCTG GTTATGGCAATAACACTGGTATTTGGGATGGGTATTCTCAACATCTTAATGCGGCTGATGGAATGCATTTATCTCCG ATTATATACAATGATAATCAATCTCTTATGTATCATTCCGGATATGGCTTTAATCCTGATATGGGACACGGCCAATATTCTCCTATGGCTACGCCTCTAACTCCTATAATGTTAGACGGCCAGTTATACTCTCCACAACAGATCCCATTCTCCCCAGTTTACCATCCAGATGTGCCCTCATCAGGTCCTCTCGGCTCATCTGAGCTAATGTCATTTGAAAGCAATAGTGGCAACTCCTTTTTTGGACCAGGATCAGGTTACATGGTACATTATGGATCATTTGGTGGGGGAAACATGTCCGGGGCTCATGGCTCTGATTCCTTAACATCTCCATCTGCTTATCCTCAACCAATGGGCATACTCGGGCCATATGAGCACCAAGTTGCACAG GGTTCTCAGCAAAGATCATTGCATGGATATGGATATGGATATACATCATCTTCCCCTGTTGGACATTACCAGCATGGTGGCTCTTTTCAGAGCTCTAGTTTTGCTGGTGGTTCAATTTCTTATGCAGGGGCTAATGACCGGACACGAGTTGGACTTGATAGAGGCAGGAGGAGAGACAGAGACCAGGGCTCCATTTATTCTTCTAATGATCCATTTGGTTTTGACCGTAATCGAGGACCAAGGGCTTCAAAGCTTAAGGGAAAGAATGCCACTGAACAGCTTTCCTCCTCTGGTAATGGCAAAGGCAATTCAGCTGGCTCTGGGATTCAGCTTGATTTGTATAACCAGCTAGATTTTGTCACTGATTACAAGGATGCCAAGTTCTTTATAATCAAGTCTTTCAGTGAAGATAATGTTCATAAAAGTATTAAATATAGTGTTTGGGCAAGCACTCCACACgggaacaaaaaaattgatgctGCTTATCGTGAAGCAAAGGAGAAAGAAGGAAACTGTCcagtctttcttttgttttcg GTCAATGCTAGTGGACAGTTTTGTGGAGTAGCGGAAATGGTTGGACCTGTAGACTTTGAGAAGGATGCTGAATATTGGCAGCAAGATAGATGGAATGGCCAGTTCCCAGTCCAGTGGCATATCGTTAAAGATGTTCCCAATAGTCGTTTCCGGCACATACTTCTTGAAAACAATGATAATAAGCCTGCTACTCATAGTCGAGATTCTCAAGAG GTGAAACTAGAACAGGGTATTGAGATGTTGAAAATCTTCAAGGATCATGATGCACCTACATCTATCCTGGATGATTTTGACTTTTATGATCAATGTGAGAGAGCTTTGAAGGAAAGGAAGGCCAAACAGCAACCTAGTTTGAAAGTAGGTGGTGCAGGTTTGCTCGCTGATGATACCATAAATCAAATGTCTGATTTTCTTGCGCAATCTCTCAAGTTGGATGATGTTAATAAAGAACCAGCAGCCAGAGAAGAGGTTGCTAGCTTAGGACCTGGTATGGAGGTCTTACCGGCTAATAATTGCAATACTGCCGTGGAACTTGCTAACAATTCCAGCATCGTGGTTTCAAAAGCTGAAGATTCCAACAACCATAACTTGTCTCCTGCCTTAAAGTCAAAAGAGGGTAGTGGCGAGTACCAGGATTAA